The proteins below come from a single Rhodococcus sp. WMMA185 genomic window:
- a CDS encoding amino acid adenylation domain-containing protein — protein MTDVVMCREVMQQILLQCSRIPDRIAIAVGDRSLTYRELDSESAALARLLSSGGVRPGQVVLVHQRQSVRTLVAMIAALRLGAAWCVIEPGHPVRQLRTLIGDVDCGAIIFRSSDAATSAASVRELAECARGLPTLLDLDSDHPAAAEGTETLDEAVHAAMPAYVITTSGSTGVPKAIVASRANLSAMVAGRSYGYDESLVAFSAFRFTWDGSLLMTLWTLCEGGTSVLPDADELMNAAAVAELARKWRTTHLVATPSFYRLLLPHLASLSANLQLVTLAGEALPGTLVEQHRAVLPGIALRNEYGPTETTVSCLAYSVREVPASIAPIGRPLGSTTAYILGADLEPVPKGTVGDLYVGGPQIAEGYASRAAATAPRFVADPFTRQSGTRMYHTGDRARVDSRGDIEFCGRIDGQVKVRGARVERHAVEAALESHPAIHQAAVLASPNTHGETVLTAFWVPATTATLLPTTGDLIAHCSERLVAQAMPDRFVALGALPLAPSSKVDEAALRALLARGGGQR, from the coding sequence GTGACGGACGTGGTCATGTGTCGTGAAGTGATGCAGCAAATTCTTCTTCAGTGCAGTCGGATCCCCGACCGGATTGCGATCGCGGTGGGAGATCGGTCGTTGACGTACCGCGAACTCGATTCGGAGAGCGCGGCGCTCGCTCGACTGCTGAGCAGTGGGGGAGTCCGGCCTGGGCAGGTGGTATTGGTCCACCAACGACAGTCTGTCCGCACGCTGGTTGCGATGATCGCCGCGCTGAGGCTGGGCGCTGCGTGGTGCGTGATCGAACCGGGACATCCGGTGCGGCAACTGCGAACGTTGATCGGCGATGTCGATTGCGGTGCAATCATCTTCAGGTCGTCGGATGCAGCGACGTCGGCGGCGTCGGTCCGTGAACTGGCCGAGTGCGCGCGTGGGCTTCCGACGTTGCTCGATCTCGACTCCGATCACCCGGCGGCGGCAGAGGGGACCGAGACTCTCGACGAGGCGGTACATGCCGCGATGCCCGCCTACGTGATCACCACGTCCGGGTCGACGGGTGTCCCGAAGGCCATCGTGGCCAGCAGGGCAAATCTCTCTGCGATGGTTGCCGGCCGCAGTTACGGCTACGACGAGAGCCTCGTTGCGTTCTCCGCGTTCCGGTTCACCTGGGACGGGTCTCTGCTGATGACGCTGTGGACGCTCTGTGAGGGTGGCACGAGTGTGCTCCCGGACGCCGACGAGCTGATGAATGCAGCCGCCGTGGCCGAACTCGCACGAAAGTGGCGGACCACTCATCTGGTTGCTACCCCGTCGTTCTACCGGTTGCTGTTGCCGCATCTCGCATCACTGAGCGCGAATCTACAGCTGGTGACGCTCGCGGGCGAAGCTCTTCCGGGAACTCTGGTCGAGCAGCACCGCGCCGTGCTGCCCGGGATCGCGCTGCGCAACGAGTACGGCCCGACCGAGACCACCGTCAGCTGCCTCGCCTATTCGGTGCGCGAGGTGCCCGCATCGATCGCGCCTATCGGCCGACCACTCGGGTCGACTACGGCGTACATTCTGGGCGCGGACCTGGAACCGGTGCCGAAAGGGACGGTAGGTGATCTGTACGTCGGTGGTCCGCAGATTGCCGAAGGCTACGCATCCCGCGCGGCTGCCACAGCGCCCCGATTCGTCGCCGATCCGTTTACGAGACAATCGGGTACGCGGATGTACCACACAGGTGACCGCGCACGTGTGGACAGCCGCGGCGACATCGAGTTCTGCGGACGGATCGACGGCCAGGTCAAGGTGAGGGGGGCAAGGGTCGAGCGGCATGCGGTGGAGGCTGCCCTCGAAAGTCATCCGGCAATTCACCAGGCCGCGGTACTTGCCAGTCCCAACACGCATGGCGAGACCGTCCTGACCGCCTTCTGGGTGCCTGCTACGACGGCGACATTGCTGCCCACCACAGGAGATTTGATCGCTCATTGTTCCGAGCGACTCGTCGCCCAGGCCATGCCGGACCGCTTCGTCGCTCTGGGTGCCCTTCCTCTTGCACCGAGTAGCAAGGTCGACGAGGCCGCTCTGCGCGCACTGCTGGCGAGAGGAGGTGGTCAACGTTGA
- a CDS encoding non-ribosomal peptide synthetase yields the protein MDRYASRGSADEHACATGLSEAWFPLSAAQYDIWLAQQLSPDVPLCVAHYVELQGDLDVDLLRRATVETADEFGSPFLRLIERDGHPFQIVDPSTDRSMGLVDFRGEVDPVNAAQRWMLADCKTQLDLTRDRLVESSILRVGDQHYLWYSRIHHIALDGFGAMTMLNRIAARYSAIASDRELPPNQAADPQLLYEADQQYRESSRFAADRKFWADRVAGLGPGSSLARRFAPAVAASTDAAAPLSDSVARAVAEDHHVASAKIVAAFACYLSRMTGRPDVLVQIPVSGRTTAVARRSGGMMAGAVPLPVRLRTADTVGELVERVRLSLMGVLRHQRFGLGDIRRDAGPAKADGLAGPMVNVMLFRQELALGRLTGQYHIITSGPVEDLLVDVYQSGTPTQTFVHFLANPNRYEADEVREHHRLFVELLDEFVTADPDVTLSTIHEHTARLAFWTRVLADAPPLLELPADRPRPARSSHIGATVDVELGAYSHSRLAAIAEEHRTDVHTVTHAVVALMLSRSARTDDVVIGAAVHRDAGTAVDFEANTTVDADVVVLRTRVDTGRRFSELVDGVRDADADAFAHRGVKFERIVDALDPPRSASHAPLFQVLLEFHWQGEDFGSLDTPPINDLDLRVTVFEGIENGAPAGLTARFTYATDLFDAVTVEGLARRFVRIAEAVAVDPSVVVGDIDLLEPSEWSLRRASSGSTATVDTTLPELFSAQVAQRPDAVAVVFGDERLTYRELERCSDRLARHLVSMGVGAESMVAVALPRSSELIVVLVSVTVAGAAYLPVDVDHLGDRAALILDDAQPACVVATRETAAMLPPSDVPVVLVDSVLADSAPVELEDLDLDRIPIDPDSLAYVIYTSGSTGRPKGVAVSHRNVVALFDSVGQLFDFDGDDVWTMFHSPAFDFSVWELWGALLHGGSLVVVDFDTSRSPAAFLELLHRERVTVLSQTPAAFSQLTDVAVAEDSSEPLLLRYVVLGGDALDLAQLERWYAHYDEDSPVLVNMYGITETTVHVSHLRLDRSLAARAWTSVIGQSIPGFTASVRDSRLNPVPVGVAGELYIAGTQLTRGYRGTPGLTASRFVADESGARMYRTGDVVRWRRDGRLEYLGRDDMQVEIRGFRVELGEVEAVLGRCVGVEQAVVTMRPDPVTGPTLAAYVVPGPGAFIDAGTVLDVVRGALPSYMVPASVTVLERLPLTVNGKLDRATLPAPVKESRADFAAPTTPTEEALAEIFASLLDVSTVGIDDDFFALGGNSLIAAKMVARVHAVLGVSIGVRQVFDTKTVRSLALLVDRADSESRPPLVATDRCGPVPVSAAQARMWFLDQYDATSPAYNIAAAYRLRGRLDVAALRAALIDVADRQEVLRTVFPLQGDTPVQSVLAAADAVPELRAMVVQGESDLRDGLEAALATGFEVTKQVPLRVHLFEIGPLEHVLVLVLHHIAADALSLAPLARDVTDAYGARADGRAPEWDRLPLQYADYTVWQRALLGSEDDPGSLISRQLQFWRSTLADAPLETALPTDRDRPQHRELVGARFRFDVDEGLHRRLASIARAHDATVFMAAHAVLAILMSRITGTDDVVIGSPVAGRAEAVLDDVVGMFVNTLTLRTPVRGSDSFATLLADVRDRDLDAFAHSEVPFERVVEALDLPRTTARAPLFQVLFEFQDVRRPVPALSKLQVEEIDLGITVSTFDLQLTLAEQYYEDGSPAGMNAGFTYAVDIFDASTVQRLAERFVRLLDAVLTDPDGPLGRLDLLAPDEREALVPVCGPPPEAAALLPEILSAAVALDPYAVALSYGNAVVSYRELDNWSNRVAWVLIRRGVGPEDQVAIGLTRSVELVASVWAVAKSGASFVPVDPSLPSARIADILADSGAVVGLTISEQRQRMPDGVEWLLLDDPGPSRYGESRPITDADRVVPLRPNHPAYLMYTSGSTGTPKGVVIPQAGLQNFTTEQCLRYGTTSSSRVLNLASPGFDATMLEYLMAFGAGARLVIAPPEVYGGEALAELLATERVTHVFTTPAALATIDPRGLDLLRSLVVGGERCPQELLDRWASGRALLVGYGPAETTVMSNIGDPVAVGDPVRIGHPIRGVRELVLDDWLRPVPVGVVGELYVLGEGLARGYHGRAGLTAAAFVANPFGTPGSRMYRTGDLMKWTPDGKLEYSGRNDFQVKLRGQRVEPGEIEAVLGRCPGIAQSVVVVRRTPAAEPILVGYVTAEEGVELDISEAMRSAKSVLAPFMVPASVTILDRLPLGANGKVDRQALPEPEFTPEIFCAPSTPSESVIADVFAEVLGTDVVGIDDDFFASGGNSLTATQVVSRINAALGTGFGVREVFETPTVRALASRATEATADGATRPVMVVAPRPERVPLSWAQHRMWLINQIDPTSPAYNVATIIRLSGELDLAAMTSAFEDVLERHEALRTWYPHGLTGPTQVIVDADQVAGLEATTAENTHTEDDLREQISDLVSTAFDVSASVPLRARLFELRSIEGGEREHVLAVVLHHIAADGFSMAPLARDMMSAYTARSEGHAPTWESLPVQYADYTLWQREVLGSEDNPESLLSRQLNYWRSVLADAPAVTGLPKDRERPPRRSAAAARVTFSIDADLHRKVVALARTHRCTVFMVAHAALAVLLSRSGGSDDVVIGSPVAGRGEAVLDDVVGMFVNTLALRTEVKGTFTDLLARVRETDLAAFAHSDVPFEAVVEALNPTRSQAFSPLFQVLLEFRNTERPTLVLPRLQVEVLEPKVATSLFDLHLALEEHYDGSATPGGTTAGGMTAGFTYSTDLFDAETVSVLADRFVKILGAVTTDPEAAVADIDLLVPTERTLLEEWGTGAGARVLDSRLRPAPIGVAGTVYRADTRPAAAEEARAQEAGAEETGTARDTAITFVANPFGVSGSRMVRTQGLARWIRSGQLIDVDTGSAEVSTSGSQEVSIADVLASHPAVREAVVLTADTGIVAFWVPVVAAAVLPTAEDLQEFSAERLDSESVPARFVGVGAIPRTDEGKVDEAALRALIPDTGVAAEGARTQWTPLQREVAGHWAVVLGHADFGRYDGFFDVGGNSHRVVELQRRLDEQWPGILRVGQLFDLVTVATQAAAISDSTPTDSTWTTEKSTPATYEF from the coding sequence ATGGATCGATACGCCTCGCGGGGTTCTGCTGACGAACACGCTTGTGCCACGGGCCTTTCTGAGGCTTGGTTTCCGTTGTCTGCGGCGCAGTACGACATCTGGCTGGCTCAACAACTGTCTCCGGACGTGCCCCTGTGTGTCGCACACTATGTGGAGTTGCAGGGTGACCTGGATGTCGACCTTCTGCGTCGAGCCACGGTAGAGACGGCCGACGAATTCGGGTCGCCCTTTCTTCGGTTGATCGAGAGGGACGGGCACCCGTTTCAGATCGTTGACCCGTCCACTGACCGTTCGATGGGCTTGGTGGATTTCCGCGGCGAAGTCGATCCCGTCAATGCCGCTCAGCGGTGGATGCTTGCCGACTGCAAGACACAGCTGGACCTGACCCGCGACAGGCTGGTCGAGTCCTCGATTCTCCGAGTAGGCGACCAACACTACCTGTGGTACAGCAGGATTCATCATATCGCGCTCGACGGCTTCGGTGCGATGACAATGCTGAACCGTATCGCGGCCCGATACTCCGCAATCGCGTCCGACCGGGAACTTCCGCCGAACCAAGCCGCAGATCCTCAGCTTCTGTACGAAGCCGATCAGCAGTACCGAGAGTCGAGTCGGTTCGCTGCCGACCGGAAGTTCTGGGCCGACCGGGTCGCTGGACTCGGCCCCGGATCAAGCCTTGCCCGAAGGTTCGCGCCTGCGGTTGCCGCCAGTACCGATGCCGCCGCGCCGCTTTCGGATTCGGTAGCGCGAGCAGTCGCCGAAGATCACCACGTCGCTTCGGCGAAGATTGTTGCCGCCTTCGCTTGCTATCTGTCGAGGATGACTGGACGTCCGGATGTGCTCGTGCAGATCCCGGTATCGGGCCGCACGACTGCCGTCGCACGACGGTCGGGCGGCATGATGGCGGGCGCCGTGCCGCTTCCAGTGCGGCTCCGAACCGCAGACACGGTCGGTGAATTGGTCGAACGGGTGCGCCTGAGCCTGATGGGTGTGTTGCGGCACCAGCGCTTCGGCCTAGGCGACATCCGCAGGGACGCAGGTCCGGCCAAAGCTGATGGGCTGGCGGGACCGATGGTCAACGTGATGCTCTTCCGTCAGGAGCTCGCTCTCGGCCGGCTCACAGGCCAGTATCACATCATCACCTCCGGGCCGGTCGAGGATCTGCTTGTCGACGTGTACCAGAGCGGCACCCCGACCCAAACTTTCGTGCACTTTCTGGCCAACCCGAACCGCTACGAAGCCGACGAGGTTCGCGAACATCACCGCCTGTTCGTGGAGCTGCTCGACGAGTTTGTCACGGCCGACCCGGACGTCACGCTCTCGACCATCCACGAGCACACGGCCCGACTCGCCTTCTGGACCCGTGTTCTTGCTGATGCCCCCCCACTCTTGGAACTGCCGGCCGACCGCCCTCGGCCGGCTCGCTCATCCCACATCGGCGCCACGGTGGACGTCGAACTTGGTGCATACAGCCATTCCCGACTGGCCGCGATTGCCGAAGAACATCGGACGGATGTTCATACCGTGACACATGCGGTTGTGGCGTTGATGCTGTCCCGGTCGGCCCGCACCGACGATGTTGTCATCGGTGCCGCAGTACATCGTGATGCAGGTACCGCAGTAGATTTCGAGGCGAACACCACCGTGGATGCCGATGTGGTGGTGCTACGGACGCGAGTCGATACCGGCCGCCGGTTCAGCGAACTCGTCGACGGGGTGCGCGATGCGGACGCAGACGCTTTCGCCCACCGGGGCGTGAAGTTCGAGCGGATCGTCGATGCACTCGACCCCCCTCGGTCGGCTTCGCACGCACCGCTGTTCCAAGTACTCCTCGAGTTTCACTGGCAAGGTGAGGATTTCGGTTCTCTCGATACTCCACCTATCAATGACCTCGATCTACGAGTCACGGTATTCGAAGGAATCGAGAACGGTGCCCCGGCCGGACTGACGGCCCGGTTCACGTATGCCACGGACCTGTTCGATGCCGTGACGGTCGAGGGGTTGGCCCGCCGCTTCGTGCGGATTGCTGAGGCCGTCGCCGTGGACCCGTCGGTCGTGGTCGGAGACATCGACTTGCTCGAGCCGTCCGAGTGGTCTTTGCGACGTGCATCTTCCGGATCGACAGCCACCGTTGACACGACGTTGCCCGAACTGTTCTCTGCGCAGGTCGCGCAGCGCCCCGACGCCGTCGCCGTGGTGTTCGGTGACGAGCGCCTGACCTATCGAGAACTTGAGCGCTGTTCGGACCGGCTCGCCCGGCATCTCGTCTCGATGGGCGTGGGTGCCGAGTCGATGGTGGCGGTTGCCCTGCCCCGGTCGTCGGAGCTGATCGTCGTGCTCGTCTCCGTCACTGTCGCGGGGGCGGCCTATCTGCCGGTCGACGTGGATCACCTGGGTGACCGAGCTGCACTCATATTGGATGACGCGCAGCCGGCATGCGTCGTAGCCACACGGGAGACCGCAGCGATGCTGCCACCGTCTGACGTTCCGGTCGTGTTGGTCGATTCTGTGCTCGCCGATTCTGCGCCTGTCGAGTTGGAAGACCTCGATCTCGATCGCATCCCAATCGATCCGGACTCTCTCGCGTATGTCATCTACACCTCGGGCTCGACTGGACGGCCGAAGGGTGTTGCGGTCTCGCACCGGAATGTGGTCGCTTTGTTCGACAGCGTCGGGCAATTGTTCGACTTCGACGGTGACGATGTGTGGACCATGTTCCACTCACCGGCCTTCGACTTCTCGGTCTGGGAGCTGTGGGGCGCCCTGCTCCACGGTGGAAGTCTTGTTGTGGTCGATTTCGATACCAGCAGGTCACCGGCGGCGTTTCTCGAACTGTTGCACCGGGAACGGGTGACGGTGCTGAGTCAGACTCCGGCGGCGTTCTCCCAACTGACCGACGTGGCCGTCGCGGAAGATTCCTCCGAGCCGCTCCTGCTGAGGTACGTCGTGCTCGGCGGTGATGCGCTCGATCTCGCGCAGCTCGAGCGTTGGTATGCGCACTACGACGAGGATTCACCGGTACTGGTGAACATGTACGGCATCACCGAAACGACGGTGCATGTCAGCCATCTCCGACTCGACCGTTCCCTCGCCGCCCGTGCGTGGACGTCCGTGATAGGGCAGTCGATTCCTGGATTTACTGCGTCCGTACGGGATTCGCGACTGAACCCGGTTCCGGTGGGCGTTGCGGGTGAACTGTACATAGCAGGAACGCAATTGACACGTGGCTATCGCGGGACCCCTGGGCTGACCGCATCCCGTTTCGTCGCGGACGAGTCGGGGGCGCGGATGTATCGCACCGGCGACGTGGTGCGGTGGCGCCGCGACGGTCGTCTCGAATATCTCGGCCGGGACGACATGCAGGTCGAGATCCGCGGATTCCGTGTCGAATTGGGCGAAGTCGAGGCGGTACTGGGGCGGTGTGTCGGGGTCGAGCAGGCTGTCGTGACGATGCGCCCGGATCCGGTGACTGGCCCAACGCTCGCCGCCTATGTGGTGCCCGGGCCGGGCGCGTTCATCGACGCGGGGACGGTTCTCGATGTGGTGAGAGGTGCACTGCCTTCGTACATGGTTCCGGCATCGGTGACGGTTCTCGAGCGCCTGCCGCTCACAGTCAACGGAAAACTGGACCGGGCGACACTCCCAGCGCCGGTCAAGGAGTCCCGTGCGGATTTCGCAGCCCCGACTACGCCCACCGAGGAGGCGCTCGCGGAGATCTTCGCGTCGCTGCTCGATGTGTCGACGGTAGGCATTGACGACGACTTCTTTGCGCTCGGAGGGAACTCGCTGATCGCGGCGAAGATGGTGGCCCGAGTCCATGCGGTGCTCGGCGTGAGCATCGGTGTGCGCCAAGTCTTCGATACCAAGACGGTGCGCTCGCTGGCACTCCTCGTGGACCGTGCGGATTCGGAGAGCCGGCCGCCGTTGGTGGCCACCGATCGCTGCGGTCCGGTACCGGTCTCTGCGGCACAGGCGCGGATGTGGTTCCTCGATCAGTACGACGCGACGTCGCCCGCCTACAACATCGCGGCGGCTTACCGGTTGCGCGGCCGACTTGACGTCGCGGCGCTGCGAGCGGCACTGATTGACGTCGCGGACCGGCAAGAGGTGCTGCGGACGGTGTTCCCGCTGCAGGGAGACACACCGGTGCAGTCGGTTCTGGCAGCGGCGGACGCCGTCCCCGAACTCCGCGCGATGGTGGTACAGGGGGAGAGCGACCTTCGGGACGGACTCGAAGCGGCGCTGGCGACCGGCTTCGAGGTGACCAAGCAGGTTCCGCTGCGGGTACATCTGTTCGAGATCGGCCCGCTCGAGCACGTACTGGTCTTGGTGCTGCACCATATCGCGGCGGACGCGCTGTCGCTGGCTCCACTCGCGAGAGACGTAACGGATGCATATGGGGCCCGGGCCGATGGTCGCGCACCGGAATGGGATCGTCTGCCCCTGCAATACGCCGACTACACCGTCTGGCAGCGAGCGCTTCTCGGATCGGAGGATGATCCCGGCTCGCTGATCTCGCGGCAACTACAGTTCTGGCGTTCCACGCTCGCCGATGCGCCGCTCGAGACGGCCCTGCCCACCGATCGCGATCGTCCCCAGCATCGCGAACTCGTCGGTGCACGGTTCCGTTTCGATGTAGACGAAGGGCTGCACCGAAGACTGGCATCGATTGCACGAGCGCATGATGCGACGGTCTTCATGGCGGCGCACGCCGTGCTCGCGATCCTGATGTCTCGTATTACTGGCACCGACGACGTGGTGATCGGATCCCCCGTAGCCGGGCGGGCTGAGGCCGTGCTCGACGATGTAGTCGGGATGTTCGTCAACACCCTTACCCTACGCACGCCGGTCCGGGGTTCCGACTCGTTCGCGACCCTGCTCGCCGATGTCAGGGACAGAGATCTCGATGCGTTCGCGCACTCGGAGGTGCCGTTCGAGCGGGTGGTCGAGGCCCTGGATCTGCCACGCACCACCGCGCGCGCGCCCCTCTTTCAGGTGCTCTTCGAGTTCCAGGACGTGCGGCGGCCCGTTCCGGCCCTGTCGAAGTTACAGGTGGAGGAAATCGATCTCGGCATCACCGTCTCGACCTTCGATCTGCAACTGACGCTGGCCGAACAGTACTACGAGGACGGTTCCCCAGCCGGGATGAACGCGGGATTCACCTACGCCGTGGACATCTTCGATGCGTCGACCGTTCAGAGGCTCGCAGAGCGGTTCGTTCGGCTACTCGACGCCGTGCTGACCGACCCTGATGGGCCACTGGGGCGACTCGATCTACTTGCGCCCGATGAGCGAGAGGCGCTGGTTCCGGTGTGTGGTCCGCCACCCGAGGCGGCCGCGCTGCTGCCGGAGATACTCTCTGCTGCCGTCGCCCTCGACCCGTACGCTGTCGCACTGTCGTACGGCAATGCGGTGGTGTCGTATCGGGAACTCGACAACTGGTCGAATCGGGTGGCCTGGGTCTTGATCCGTCGCGGCGTCGGACCGGAAGACCAGGTGGCGATCGGACTCACCCGATCGGTGGAACTGGTTGCGTCGGTGTGGGCTGTAGCGAAGTCGGGTGCGTCCTTCGTGCCTGTGGATCCGAGCCTGCCGTCTGCGAGGATTGCCGACATCCTCGCGGATTCCGGGGCCGTTGTGGGGCTGACGATTTCCGAACAGCGGCAGCGGATGCCGGACGGGGTGGAGTGGCTGCTACTCGACGATCCTGGTCCGTCACGATATGGGGAGTCTCGGCCGATCACCGACGCTGACCGGGTGGTGCCGCTGCGTCCGAACCACCCCGCCTATCTCATGTACACCTCGGGGTCGACCGGCACGCCCAAGGGCGTGGTGATTCCCCAAGCCGGACTGCAGAATTTCACGACCGAGCAGTGCCTCCGGTACGGAACGACCAGTTCGTCGCGGGTGCTCAATCTCGCGTCTCCGGGATTCGACGCGACGATGCTGGAATATCTCATGGCGTTCGGCGCCGGTGCGCGCCTGGTGATCGCGCCGCCGGAGGTCTACGGTGGCGAAGCCCTGGCGGAACTGCTTGCAACGGAACGGGTCACGCACGTATTCACCACCCCGGCTGCCTTGGCGACGATCGATCCGCGCGGCCTGGATCTCCTTCGCAGCCTCGTGGTCGGTGGAGAACGCTGTCCTCAGGAGTTGCTGGATCGCTGGGCATCCGGACGCGCCCTTCTCGTTGGATACGGACCGGCAGAGACCACCGTGATGTCGAACATCGGCGATCCCGTGGCCGTCGGAGATCCGGTGCGGATCGGCCACCCGATCCGGGGTGTGCGTGAACTCGTGCTCGATGACTGGTTGCGCCCTGTTCCGGTCGGGGTGGTCGGTGAACTGTATGTGCTGGGGGAGGGACTCGCGCGCGGATACCACGGACGGGCGGGATTGACGGCAGCGGCATTCGTGGCGAACCCGTTCGGAACTCCGGGTTCGCGCATGTACCGGACGGGCGATCTGATGAAGTGGACACCGGACGGAAAGCTGGAGTATTCGGGCCGCAACGATTTCCAGGTGAAACTGCGGGGACAGCGGGTCGAGCCCGGAGAGATCGAGGCGGTACTTGGCCGTTGCCCGGGTATCGCGCAGTCGGTGGTCGTGGTGCGTCGCACGCCTGCCGCAGAGCCCATCCTCGTCGGATATGTGACCGCGGAGGAGGGTGTGGAACTGGACATCTCCGAAGCGATGCGGTCCGCCAAGTCCGTTCTCGCGCCGTTCATGGTGCCGGCGTCGGTGACGATTCTGGACCGATTACCGCTCGGAGCCAACGGAAAGGTCGACAGGCAGGCGCTGCCCGAACCCGAGTTCACACCCGAGATCTTCTGTGCGCCCAGCACGCCGTCGGAATCCGTGATTGCCGACGTGTTCGCCGAGGTTCTCGGCACCGACGTGGTGGGTATCGATGACGATTTCTTCGCATCCGGTGGTAATTCCCTGACAGCAACGCAAGTGGTGTCTCGGATCAACGCCGCACTCGGGACGGGGTTCGGTGTTCGGGAAGTGTTCGAGACCCCGACCGTCCGGGCGCTCGCTTCCCGGGCAACCGAGGCGACCGCTGACGGTGCGACGAGACCTGTGATGGTGGTGGCTCCACGTCCAGAGAGGGTGCCGCTCTCATGGGCGCAGCACCGGATGTGGCTGATCAATCAGATCGACCCCACCTCGCCCGCCTACAACGTCGCGACGATCATCCGACTGTCGGGTGAACTGGATCTCGCCGCAATGACCTCCGCCTTCGAAGACGTGCTGGAACGGCATGAAGCACTGCGCACCTGGTATCCGCACGGGCTTACGGGACCCACCCAGGTGATCGTCGACGCCGACCAGGTCGCCGGACTCGAGGCGACGACGGCCGAGAACACACACACCGAGGACGATCTGCGTGAGCAGATTTCGGACCTGGTGTCCACGGCGTTCGACGTCTCGGCCTCCGTCCCTCTTCGGGCTCGCTTGTTCGAACTCCGTTCAATCGAAGGCGGGGAGCGTGAGCATGTTCTGGCCGTGGTGTTGCACCACATCGCCGCCGATGGATTCTCGATGGCCCCGCTCGCTAGGGACATGATGTCCGCCTACACAGCCAGATCCGAGGGGCATGCGCCGACCTGGGAATCGCTGCCGGTCCAGTACGCCGATTACACATTGTGGCAGCGCGAAGTCCTCGGTTCGGAGGACAACCCGGAGTCGTTGCTCTCACGGCAGCTGAACTACTGGCGATCCGTCCTTGCGGACGCGCCGGCGGTGACAGGGTTGCCCAAGGATCGGGAGCGCCCGCCCCGACGATCGGCTGCCGCGGCCAGGGTGACCTTTTCGATCGACGCGGACCTGCACCGGAAGGTGGTGGCACTCGCTCGGACACACCGGTGCACGGTGTTCATGGTGGCGCACGCGGCGCTCGCAGTCCTGTTGTCTCGGTCGGGCGGATCCGATGACGTGGTGATCGGCTCACCGGTGGCGGGGCGCGGTGAGGCGGTGCTCGACGACGTGGTGGGGATGTTCGTCAACACTCTCGCGCTGCGCACCGAAGTGAAGGGGACCTTCACCGATCTGCTCGCGCGTGTCCGCGAGACCGATCTTGCTGCTTTCGCTCACTCGGACGTGCCGTTCGAAGCGGTGGTGGAGGCGCTGAACCCCACTCGATCCCAGGCATTTTCACCGCTGTTTCAGGTGCTGCTCGAATTCCGGAACACGGAGCGTCCAACCCTCGTTCTTCCGCGCCTGCAGGTCGAGGTACTCGAACCGAAAGTTGCAACGTCGCTCTTCGATCTGCATTTGGCGCTCGAGGAACATTACGACGGGTCCGCGACACCGGGTGGCACAACGGCGGGGGGCATGACGGCGGGATTCACCTACTCCACCGATCTCTTCGACGCCGAGACGGTCTCGGTTCTCGCCGATCGATTCGTCAAGATCCTCGGCGCGGTCACCACCGATCCGGAAGCGGCGGTCGCCGACATAGACCTTCTCGTCCCCACCGAGCGAACGCTGCTCGAGGAATGGGGTACAGGCGCAGGGGCCAGGGTCCTCGACTCCCGGCTACGTCCCGCCCCCATAGGTGTGGCCGGCACGGTGTACAGGGCCGACACCCGGCCAGCCGCTGCCGAGGAGGCTCGGGCTCAGGAGGCTGGGGCCGAAGAGACTGGGACGGCGAGGGATACAGCTATTACGTTCGTGGCGAATCCGTTCGGGGTGTCGGGGTCGCGGATGGTTCGTACGCAGGGACTCGCGCGGTGGATTCGTTCCGGACAACTGATCGACGTCGACACCGGCTCGGCTGAGGTGTCGACTTCCGGCTCGCAGGAGGTGTCGATCGCCGATGTCTTGGCGAGTCACCCGGCTGTTCGTGAGGCAGTAGTCCTCACGGCCGATACCGGAATAGTCGCGTTCTGGGTTCCGGTGGTCGCGGCTGCAGTGTTGCCGACAGCGGAGGACCTGCAAGAGTTCAGCGCCGAACGACTCGATTCCGAGTCGGTACCCGCGCGGTTCGTGGGAGTCGGCGCGATCCCGAGAACGGACGAGGGGAAGGTGGACGAGGCTGCTCTGCGGGCACTGATCCCGGATACCGGAGTGGCAGCCGAAGGGGCGAGGACGCAATGGACGCCGTTGCAGCGGGAGGTTGCCGGGCACTGGGCCGTGGTGCTCGGGCACGCTGACTTCGGCCGCTACGACGGCTTTTTCGACGTGGGCGGCAACTCGCATCGCGTCGTGGAGTTGCAGCGGCGTCTCGATGAGCAATGGCCCGGGATCTTGCGGGTGGGCCAGCTGTTCGACCTCGTCACCGTCGCGACACAGGCTGCAGCGATCTCGGACTCCACCCCGACAGACTCCACTTGGACAACGGAAAAGAGCACACCCGCCACCTACGAATTCTGA